The following coding sequences are from one Ornithodoros turicata isolate Travis chromosome 1, ASM3712646v1, whole genome shotgun sequence window:
- the LOC135397381 gene encoding deoxynucleotidyltransferase terminal-interacting protein 1-like, with translation MTSVIPEIRVYSPSDKGDDTSDSDRSRRVMAGTDKRSMGNMFYGNSRESIEGDASNMVPWLNTFNMRPYNLSCMPSSINFRSSCRSHSVAINRAKLGCITSSAKSLDVLRQNLQRNINREIDEIIQRYLDKFFKPGIENVRFNNGEHSVSEQHMQAVCRQILEEAKKMYHGNHTRGNSPTSDYNVDSGRNSPSDAKLGRFLHKHHSSIGRKRHKDNSDSDSEASQSQQLLKPKKRKGRPPLHYQGGLSGRSTPSKIKTEPVKREGPKWDPARVQPSTQFIMGAKANKALGLGATRGRLYIKHPEIFKYSGDQEDKQWLYEHNLMPATGGKAYMLLVEDIRELADTEEYRDSTGLMLDEIVGFTVPESMLIKMQAAMHAMRTDLPGRKRPRGADTASDRSSHTDQKSDGRQDDGSRAASPAASPADDLLSTGLHSGDPSPFSLGPGFEDVSPAASDLSATLEPPLTAPFDLGPSPDPVS, from the coding sequence ATGACATCTGTAATACCAGAAATAAGGGTCTACTCACCATCAGACAAAGGCGACGATACATCTGACTCTGACAGAAGTAGGAGAGTAATGGCTGGCACAGATAAAAGGAGCATGGGGAACATGTTCTACGGAAATTCACGAGAATCCATCGAAGGAGACGCTTCAAACATGGTTCCATGGCTCAATACATTCAACATGCGACCTTACAACTTATCGTGCATGCCTTCAAGTATAAACTTCCGTTCGTCTTGCAGATCGCACTCAGTAGCTATAAACCGTGCAAAGCTTGGTTGCATAACAAGCTCAGCGAAATCGCTCGACGTCCTGCGTCAAAATCTTCAGCGTAATATTAATCGTGAAATAGACGAGATAATACAGCGATACTTGGATAAATTTTTCAAACCGGGCATAGAGAATGTGCGATTCAACAATGGAGAACATTCTGTATCAGAGCAACACATGCAGGCTGTGTGTCGCCAGATACTTGAAGAGGCAAAAAAGATGTACCATGGGAATCACACAAGGGGCAACAGCCCTACATCAGACTACAACGTCGACTCGGGACGTAACAGTCCATCAGACGCAAAATTGGGCCGCTTCCTTCACAAACACCATTCCAGTATTGGAAGGAAAAGGCACAAGGATAATTCAGATTCAGACTCGGAGGCAAGCCAAAGTCAACAGCTGCTCAAGCCAAAGAAGAGGAAAGGCCGACCTCCATTGCATTACCAGGGAGGCCTCTCTGGCAGGTCTACACCTTCCAAGATAAAAACTGAGCCTGTGAAACGTGAAGGCCCCAAGTGGGACCCAGCGCGAGTACAGCCGAGTACACAGTTCATCATGGGGGCAAAGGCTAACAAGGCACTTGGCCTGGGAGCGACAAGGGGACGGCTATACATCAAACACCCCGAAATATTCAAATACTCTGGGGACCAGGAGGACAAACAGTGGCTGTACGAGCATAATCTGATGCCTGCAACAGGGGGCAAAGCATACATGTTACTTGTGGAAGACATCCGAGAGCTAGCAGACACTGAAGAATACCGTGACAGCACAGGACTAATGTTGGACGAGATTGTGGGATTTACGGTGCCCGAAAGCATGCTGATCAAAATGCAGGCAGCAATGCACGCGATGCGAACTGATCTCCCAGGACGCAAGCGCCCGCGTGGTGCTGACACAGCAAGTGACCGCAGCAGCCACACCGACCAGAAGTCTGATGGACGGCAAGATGATGGATCACGTGCTGCATCCCCTGCCGCGTCACCTGCAGATGACTTGCTCAGTACAGGCTTGCATTCTGGTGATCCCTCACCATTCAGCCTTGGCCCTGGCTTTGAGGACGTGTCCCCAGCTGCATCTGACCTAAGCGCTACATTAGAACCACCGTTGACAGCTCCTTTTGACCTTGGGCCAAGCCCAGATCCTGTCAGTTAA
- the LOC135397387 gene encoding bolA-like protein 3 codes for MSRALSSFLSTFVKRFQVFRLLSNEALKTSGERDLTSLLQQKFPDACSVQVKDISGGCGAMYEVSVTSNVFKNLPIIQQHRLVNEALKEQIQDMHGIRISTAVPDK; via the exons ATGAGCAGAGCCTTGTCTTCGTTTCTTTCGACATTTGTAAAACGCTTTCAG GTATTCAGGCTACTGTCAAATGAAGCATTGAAAACCAGTGGAGAAAGGGACCTTACAAGCTTACTGCAGCAAAAATTTCCTGATGCTTGCAGTGTTCAAGTTAAAGACATCTCAG GTGGATGTGGTGCAATGTATGAAGTTTCTGTGACATCTAATGTGTTCAAAAACCTTCCCATTATACAACAGCACAGACTAGTTAATGAG GCCTTAAAAGAGCAGATCCAAGACATGCATGGGATACGGATATCTACAGCGGTTCCAGATAAATAG